A stretch of DNA from Nitrospirota bacterium:
AGGTGAGCGCATCAGAAGTGATTTATCATGTTTTTATTTTAAGAATAATAATTTCCTTAACCTTTAAGGCAATCGAAAAAGCCTTATTTGCCTCTTCAATTGAAGGATCATAAATTACATCCGGGTATCTGACTTCAACGCCATATCGGCTTATCTCATCAAGCTCATCTTCTAATTCTTTTAATTCCGGGATTCTTCCTGTAATTGAAGTTAATAGTGATACGAGATCATGAGTTTTAGTTATGTGCTCCCCAAAATAGATTAAGGTACCTTTTAGATAT
This window harbors:
- a CDS encoding HEPN domain-containing protein — its product is MVTVRQWFKKAESDFKTIKNNLKDEEPPTDAICFHAQQAIEKYLKGTLIYFGEHITKTHDLVSLLTSITGRIPELKELEDELDEISRYGVEVRYPDVIYDPSIEEANKAFSIALKVKEIIILKIKT